Proteins found in one Sorghum bicolor cultivar BTx623 chromosome 1, Sorghum_bicolor_NCBIv3, whole genome shotgun sequence genomic segment:
- the LOC8067379 gene encoding putative ripening-related protein 6, giving the protein MAITKLAFVAAVAVLLLQAPSWYPQVSAQGGTPAVMTVNSFERGGDGGGPSECDGHYHSDEDLITALSTRWYAGGKRCFKPIRITSTQTGRTVEATVVDECDSHHGCKNNIVDTSQAVWDALGLDSNIGEVPVTWSDA; this is encoded by the coding sequence ATGGCGATCACAAAGCTTGCGTTCgtggccgccgtcgccgtcctGCTTCTGCAGGCGCCGTCGTGGTACCCGCAGGTGTCGGCCCAGGGTGGTACGCCCGCGGTGATGACGGTGAACAGCTTCGAGAGGGGCGGCGACGGCGGAGGCCCGTCGGAGTGCGACGGGCACTAccacagcgacgaggacctgaTCACGGCGCTGTCCACGAGGTGGTACGCGGGAGGGAAGAGGTGCTTCAAGCCGATCCGCATCACGAGCACGCAGACCGGGCGCACCGTGGAGGCAACGGTCGTGGACGAGTGCGACTCCCACCACGGCTGCAAGAACAACATCGTCGACACGTCCCAGGCCGTCTGGGACGCGCTCGGGCTCGACTCCAACATCGGCGAGGTTCCCGTCACCTGGTCCGACGCCTAA